The proteins below come from a single Cannabis sativa cultivar Pink pepper isolate KNU-18-1 chromosome 3, ASM2916894v1, whole genome shotgun sequence genomic window:
- the LOC115710551 gene encoding uncharacterized protein LOC115710551: MFSGWCFTSNNAWHKGGRITVSWNPNSFDVNIIKCTSQLIHLFVETIDKKIFLTFVYGFNDEIGRRKLWADLREIASTEAWVVLGDFNDILNKEERIGTKVKYKNSSEFRDCVDDCHLEDVKFVGSFFTWCNKQLGDERIYSKIDRVLANPIWLDEHPNAEVVFQNEGLLDHSPAVLAVSASLIGGKKSFKNFRIWSSHPEYNKLIRDRWMEKDCGTKMFQIVTKLKGLKPKLKQLNHQYFADILAAHAKAKMEIDDCQKELHKCPLNVELQVREAAARTEFATIQAAYLSFLQQKAKILWLKDGTPIQPFTTIELVGEDVFEAITSFLHSGKLLREVKNTVLTLVPKSKCPNTVGDYRPIACCNVLYKAATKLICSRLKLVLPDLISRNQSGFVQGRFIGHNIMVCQDLIRHYGRNTSKANCMIKLDLQKAYDTVEWDFIEEMLVAFKFSASFVELIMVCVRTPKFSLMFNGSLHGYFESKRGLRQGDPMSPLLFVLGMEYLSRIMRKVGLKQDFKFHERCGELKLNHLSFADDVLLFCNGDYKSIYLMLQGLELFSQTSGLKPNPSKTAVYCNNMCDVDVQRILDASGFSKQEVPFKYLGVPICPKKLSAKQCDLLVEKMVGRIRTWSSRNLSFAGRTVLINSVLMAIHSYWSQIMVLPKIIIKDIEAICRGFLWSGTHQLKGVAAVAWSKVCHSKSVGGLGLKSVGDWNIAAMFKYVWAVAKKEDNLWVKWVHCVYIKEADWWQYNASANDSEKKHWSSVVWSRLNCPKHSFIFWLTILQRLKTKDRVKSYNPHIDPGCVLCNNSAEESVEHLFFACSFTRECFELVKQWLGWRTSAKTVDRIVIWLGKTKGSKFKRAVFAAAFAALIYQVWCCRNGKLWEGKEGTCYVIFQQVQSVTKSRISCIWPKKVSNSDKTWCHLARAGSLWGWQAGDMAHAGRLGADGSGRVAGAD; the protein is encoded by the exons ATGTTTTCGGGGTGGTGTTTTACCTCTAATAATGCTTGGCACAAGGGTGGAAGGATAACAGTAAGTTGGAATCCCAATAGTTTCGATGTTAACATCATTAAGTGTACTAGTCAACTCATTCATCTCTTTGTTGAAACCATAGACAAAAAAATTTTCTTGACTTTTGTTTATGGATTTAATGATGAGATTGGGAGGAGGAAGTTATGGGCAGATTTGAGGGAAATAGCTAGTACAGAAGCTTGGGTGGTGCTTGGAGATTTTAATGATATTCTTAATAAGGAAGAAAGAATTGGCACCAAGGTCAAGTATAAGAATTCTTCGGAATTTCGAGATTGTGTTGATGATTGCCACCTTGAGGATGTAAAGTTTGTGGGTAGCTTTTTTACTTGGTGTAATAAGCAGTTAGGAGATGAAAGAATCTATTCAAAAATTGATAGAGTTCTTGCAAATCCTATCTGGCTTGATGAGCATCCGAATGCTGAAGTTGTTTTTCAGAATGAGGGTTTGTTAGATCATTCTCCTGCTGTTCTAGCTGTCTCGGCTTCTCTTATTGGAGGCAAGAAATCGTTCAAAAATTTTAGGATATGGTCTTCGCATCCTGAATACAATAAGCTGATTCGAGATAGGTGGATGGAAAAGGATTGTGGTACAAAAATGTTTCAGATAGTGACCAAGTTAAAAGGGCTGAAACCGAAACTTAAGCAGCTGAATCATCAGTATTTTGCTGATATTCTTGCTGCTCATGCTAAGGCCAAAATGGAGATTGATGATTGCCAAAAGGAGCTACATAAGTGTCCATTGAATGTTGAGTTACAGGTTCGGGAAGCTGCTGCAAGGACTGAGTTTGCTACCATTCAAGCTGCCTATCTTTCTTTTCTCCAACAAAAAGCAAAGATTCTATGGCTCAAAGATGGGACTCCAATTCAGCCTTTTACCACAATA GAGTTGGTGGGAGAAGATGTATTTGAAGCCATCACTTCCTTTTTGCATTCTGGGAAACTCCTTAGAGAGGTAAAGAATACGGTTTTGACTCTAGTGCCTAAAAGTAAGTGCCCAAATACTGTTGGTGATTATAGGCCAATAGCTTGCTGTAATGTGTTGTATAAAGCTGCTACCAAGTTGATTTGCTCACGGCTGAAATTGGTATTACCGGATTTGATTTCACGGAATCAGAGTGGTTTCGTGCAGGGGAGGTTCATTGGGCACAATATTATGGTCTGTCAGGACTTAATTAGGCACTATGGAAGGAACACCTCTAAGGCGAATTGTATGATCAAGCTAGACTTACAAAAAGCTTACGATACAGTTGAATGGGACTTTATTGAAGAGATGCTTGTGGCTTTCAAGTTTTCAGCTAGCTTTGTCGAACTCATTATGGTGTGTGTCAGGACTCCAAAGTTCTCCTTGATGTTTAATGGTTCTTTACATGGATACTTTGAATCAAAAAGGGGGCTACGACAAGGTGATCCAATGTCTCCTCTTTTGTTTGTTTTGGGAATGGAATATCTATCTAGAATTATGAGGAAAGTTGGGCTCAAACAGGACTTTAAGTTTCATGAGAGATGTGGAGAATTGAAGCTCAATCACCTCAGCTTTGCAGATGATGTCTTGTTGTTCTGTAATGGAGATTACAAGAGTATATACCTCATGCTACAAGGTCTTGAGCTATTCTCGCAAACATCAGGTTTGAAACCGAATCCTTCCAAAACAGCTGTTTATTGTAATAACATGTGTGATGTGGATGTTCAAAGGATTTTAGATGCTTCTGGCTTCTCTAAACAAGAAGTCCCTTTCAAATACTTGGGTGTTCCCATTTGTCCAAAAAAGCTATCTGCTAAGCAATGTGAtcttttagttgaaaaaatggtTGGTCGAATTAGAACTTGGAGTTCCAGAAACCTTTCCTTTGCAGGTAGAACTGTGCTTATTAACTCCGTGTTAATGGCTATCCACTCTTACTGGAGTCAAATAATGGTTCTTCCCAAGATCATTATTAAGGATATTGAGGCTATTTGTCGAGGCTTCCTTTGGAGTGGGACTCATCAATTAAAGGGAGTGGCTGCGGTTGCTTGGAGTAAGGTTTGTCATTCTAAATCAGTAGGTGGTTTGGGCTTGAAATCTGTTGGGGATTGGAACATTGCAGCCATGTTTAAATATGTTTGGGCAGTGGCAAAAAAAGAGGACAATCTATGGGTGAAATGGGTTCATTGTGTCTATATTAAAGAGGCTGATTGGTGGCAATACAATGCTAGTGCAAATGAta GTGAGAAGAAACATTGGTCATCTGTGGTATGGAGCCGACTTAATTGCCCCAAACATAGTTTCATCTTTTGGCTAACCATTCTGCAGAGATTGAAGACTAAAGACCGAGTAAAGAGCTATAATCCTCACATTGACCCCGGCTGTGTTTTGTGTAATAACAGTGCAGAAGAGAGTGTAGAACATCTCTTTTTTGCTTGCTCTTTTACTCGAGAGTGTTTTGAATTGGTCAAGCAATGGTTGGGCTGGCGGACAAGTGCAAAAACAGTGGATAGAATTGTGATTTGGCTTGGTAAAACAAAGGGCAGCAAGTTCAAAAGAGCAGTTTTTGCTGCTGCTTTTGCCGCATTAATTTACCAAGTTTGGTGCTGCCGTAATGGGAAACTGTGGGAAGGTAAAGAGGGCACTTGTTATGTGATTTTTCAGCAAGTCCAAAGTGTAACAAAGAGTAGAATATCTTGTATATGGCCTAAGAAAGTGTCTAATAGTGATAAAACCTG GTGCCACTTGGCGCGAGCTGGTTCGTTGTGGGGCTGGCAAGCTGGGGACATGGCGCACGCTGGTAGGCTGGGCGCTGACGGAAGTGGACGGGTGGCAGGCGCTGATTAG